Proteins from one Cicer arietinum cultivar CDC Frontier isolate Library 1 chromosome 3, Cicar.CDCFrontier_v2.0, whole genome shotgun sequence genomic window:
- the LOC101515315 gene encoding F-box/kelch-repeat protein At3g06240-like, translating to MSLPRPPNQPPPPAFIPDHLSTEVLSFLPVKSLMRMRCLSKFFNSLFTDPLFIKLHLHRSARKPHLALVTFNTETVVPFPVPQLLSNPPITLTDDTHYLAVDRVFIREEFIIRQVVGSCNGLICLLSSSTACRYLWLRFWNPSTRAMSRELGAMHFFRRRFYRSRPYKFSFGYDNSTNTYKVVSLIFSSRSINTTEAQILSLDDDVWRDIPNFPGYPLQLLNHHHKVNGGVYLSGTINWLSASYYRIVSVDQYMIISLDLGTEIYTQMQLPSGFDEMPRVSPTIGVLMDCLCFSYDFQQTHFVIWRMMEFGVEESWTQFLRVGYENFQIDYNLGLRKFYLVPLYLSENGDTLLLASCLEDRAIFYNIRENSVERTRITNRMCWYSTKDYVESLVSPS from the coding sequence ATGAGTCTCCCTCGCCCGCCCAACCAGCCACCACCGCCGGCATTCATCCCCGACCATCTTTCAACCGAAGTGCTTTCTTTCCTTCCCGTAAAATCTCTTATGCGAATGAGATGCTTAAGTAAGTTCTTTAACTCGCTCTTCACCGATCCTTTATTCATCAAATTGCACCTTCACCGATCTGCACGAAAACCTCACCTCGCATTAGTCACTTTCAATACCGAGACTGTTGTACCCTTCCCAGTACCTCAATTACTTTCCAACCCTCCGATCACCCTCACCGACGATACTCACTACCTTGCCGTAGATCGTGTCTTTATAAGAGAGGAATTCATTATCCGCCAGGTTGTTGGTTCATGCAATGGACTAATCTGCTTGCTTAGTTCTTCAACTGCATGTCGTTACTTATGGCTTCGTTTCTGGAACCCTTCCACAAGGGCAATGTCAAGAGAATTAGGGGCTATGCACTTTTTTAGGCGTAGGTTTTATAGATCAAGGCCTTACAAATTCTCATTTGGTTATGATAATTCAACTAACACTTATAAGGTGGTATCGTTAATATTTAGTTCTCGCAGTATTAATACAACAGAAGCGCAGATTTTGAGTTTGGATGATGATGTTTGGAGAGACATTCCAAATTTTCCTGGTTATCCTCTTCAATTGCTCAACCATCACCACAAGGTGAATGGCGGCGTGTATTTGAGTGGCACTATTAATTGGCTATCTGCTTCTTACTATCGAATAGTGTCTGTTGATCAATATATGATTATTTCGCTTGATTTGGGAACTGAGATATATACGCAAATGCAACTACCTTCTGGTTTTGATGAAATGCCTCGTGTTTCCCCAACTATCGGTGTGTTGATGGACTGTCTTTGTTTTTCTTATGATTTTCAGCAAACACATTTTGTTATATGGCGGATGATGGAATTTGGAGTTGAAGAGTCTTGGACTCAATTCCTTAGAGTTGGTTATGAGaattttcaaattgattataACTTAGGACTTCGGAAATTTTATTTGGTCCCATTGTATCTTTCGGAAAATGGTGATACATTGCTATTGGCAAGCTGCTTAGAAGACCGAGcaattttctataatattaGAGAAAATAGTGTAGAGAGAACTAGAATTACCAATAGAATGTGTTGGTACTCTACTAAGGATTATGTTGAAAGCTTGGTTTCGCCTTCTTGA
- the LOC101514989 gene encoding ASI1-immunoprecipitated protein 1-like, translating to MVAVAPIAYALVEGTLFPTMEKRHASILASGQFLCRVVNFAFCSYISQVIEYVIRTALDQFAAVKNVKFIPNYLGPSNLSQCALVELDSAKKVKEVRAVIVQYPFMMYGMPRPVRAHPAVAEMFDDRPVKPKRKMKCCWLEKNDPDFEVARKLENLTRKDAAEIPFMHKVHLKEEEKLAAQQAETLKVHYKKFKLIEGIMTDRTTLTLAQKYNLAVADE from the exons ATGGTAGCAGTTGCACCTATTGCTTATGctcttgtggaag gGACACTGTTTCCAACTATGGAAAAACGACACGCGtcaattttagcttctggtcAG ttcCTATGTCGTGTGGTAAATTTCGCCTTCTGTTCTTACATCTCGCAAGTTATTGAATATGTGATTAGAACTGCTCTCGATCAGTTTGCAGCTGTGAAAAATGTCAAGTTTATCCCCAATTACCTAGGACCAAGCAATTTGTCGCAATGTGCATTGGTGGAATTGGATTCTGCCAAGAAGGTCAAGGAAGTGAGAGCAGTGATTGTGCAGTATCCTTTCATGATGTATGGGATGCCACGACCCGTAAGAGCTCATCCTGCTGTAGCGGAAATGTTTGATGATCGGCCAGTAAAGCCTAAGAGAAAGATGAAGTGTTGTTGGTTGGAGAAAAATGACCCTGATTTTGAGGTGGCAAGGAAGCTGGAGAATCTGACACGTAAAGATGCTGCAGAAATACCATTCATGCACAAA GTGCATCTAAAAGAAGAAGAGAAGCTTGCAGCTCAGCAGGCAGAAACACTTAAAGTGCATTACAAAAAGTTTAAGTTGATAGAGGGCATTATGACTGACAGAACCACCCTTACTTTGGCGCAAAAGTATAATCTGGCAGTTGCAGATGAGTGA
- the LOC140919804 gene encoding uncharacterized protein: MICTSILQVVKVDPSIKVKVIIAEIQALHNYKLLIERPGRKKKAIEQIYGNWEKSYDQLPQWFLVMQTFALGTKIQMETIPAYHENSLINGIRIFHRLFWAFIPCISAFKFCKPIVQVDETWLYDKYK, translated from the coding sequence atgatatgtACAAGCATATTGCAAGTTGTGAAAGTGGATccttcaatcaaagtgaagGTCATTATTGCTGAGATTCAGGCTTTACACAACTACAAGTTACTTATAGAAAGGCctggaaggaaaaaaaaagcaaTCGAACAAATTTATGGCAATTGGGAAAAGTCTTACGATCAACTTCCACAATGGTTTTTAGTTATGCAAACGTTTGCTCTAGGAACCAAAATTCAAATGGAAACCATCCCAGCTTATCATGAGAATAGTTTGATAAATGGGATAAGAATCtttcatagactattttgggCTTTCATTCCGTGCATATCTGCGTTTAAATTTTGCAAACCGATAGTACAAGTTGATGAGACTTGGTTGTACGACAAGTACAAATGA